Proteins from a genomic interval of Chroococcidiopsis thermalis PCC 7203:
- a CDS encoding Mo-dependent nitrogenase C-terminal domain-containing protein, translating to MSGFTISLTHFKCNLLRSPCQWLDSIEIHNSNLARLLCMTIPARCPFEREIKLCDRTIFRIPPLCKLNPFYEQIIGLRFKCLSYLADKCGEDVAVYC from the coding sequence ATGTCTGGCTTTACTATCAGCTTAACTCATTTCAAATGTAATCTATTGCGATCGCCATGCCAATGGCTTGACTCTATTGAAATTCATAACTCCAATCTAGCTCGATTGCTGTGCATGACGATCCCTGCTCGTTGTCCCTTTGAGCGAGAAATCAAACTTTGCGATCGCACTATTTTCCGAATTCCGCCTCTATGCAAATTGAACCCTTTCTACGAACAAATAATTGGTCTACGCTTCAAGTGCTTGTCCTATTTGGCAGATAAATGCGGTGAAGATGTAGCCGTATATTGTTAG
- a CDS encoding PAS domain S-box protein gives MNDDRAQEPKANILVVDDKPDNLRLLSAMLSQLGYEVRKVIDGKTALMTAQAAPPDLILLDIMMPNMNGYEVCQHLKASPTTRDIPVIFISALDEVIDKVKAFAVGGVDYITKPFSEEEVFARVENNLTLRRLQQQLTEQNARLQQEICDRQKAESALWLSQFYLDKSRDAICIINADARFVYVNEAACRILGYSRIQLLDMAVCDVNPNFPTTIWQSHWQEIRQKGSFTFESTSRTKDGRDISVEITANYLEFNGQEYNCAIVRDITARKQAEAALLGSEAKFRHLFESAPVGIFSLRLFDGSLLDANQQFGQILGYTCATAIGTDAIAQKSVTDFLSDPTAQQQILAAKQAAGKVCQCQIQIRKQDGTVIWVLLALRIDAAEDCLVGAIAEIKDRF, from the coding sequence ATGAATGACGATCGCGCTCAGGAGCCTAAAGCGAATATTTTAGTAGTTGACGATAAGCCGGATAACTTACGACTTCTATCTGCGATGCTATCTCAGCTGGGGTATGAAGTCCGTAAAGTGATCGACGGAAAAACAGCCTTGATGACCGCGCAAGCTGCCCCGCCCGATCTAATTTTGCTTGACATCATGATGCCAAACATGAATGGCTATGAGGTCTGCCAACACCTGAAAGCTTCGCCAACAACCCGCGATATTCCGGTAATTTTTATCAGCGCCCTAGATGAGGTCATCGATAAAGTTAAAGCTTTTGCAGTCGGGGGAGTTGATTACATCACGAAACCCTTCAGTGAAGAAGAAGTTTTTGCCCGCGTAGAGAATAATCTGACGCTGCGGCGGTTGCAACAGCAGCTGACAGAGCAAAATGCTCGCCTGCAACAAGAAATTTGCGATCGCCAAAAGGCAGAATCAGCACTATGGCTGAGTCAGTTTTATTTAGACAAATCTAGAGATGCAATCTGTATCATTAATGCAGATGCACGGTTTGTCTATGTCAATGAAGCAGCCTGTCGCATCCTGGGATACTCCCGCATCCAACTGCTAGATATGGCTGTTTGCGATGTCAATCCCAATTTCCCAACCACAATCTGGCAGTCACATTGGCAGGAAATTCGGCAGAAAGGCTCCTTCACCTTTGAATCGACCTCACGGACTAAAGATGGTCGGGACATCAGCGTGGAAATAACTGCTAATTATTTAGAGTTTAACGGTCAAGAGTACAACTGTGCGATCGTGCGCGATATCACTGCTCGCAAACAGGCAGAAGCAGCATTGCTTGGCAGCGAAGCGAAGTTTCGCCATTTGTTCGAGTCTGCGCCCGTAGGGATTTTCTCTCTACGCCTTTTCGATGGTTCGCTGCTGGATGCTAATCAGCAGTTTGGGCAAATACTCGGTTATACTTGTGCCACAGCTATTGGCACAGATGCGATCGCGCAAAAATCTGTAACTGACTTTTTGAGCGATCCGACTGCCCAACAGCAGATCTTGGCAGCAAAACAGGCGGCGGGAAAAGTCTGCCAGTGCCAAATCCAGATCCGCAAACAAGACGGAACGGTAATTTGGGTGCTATTAGCACTACGAATTGATGCAGCAGAGGATTGCTTGGTAGGCGCGATTGCAGAGATTAAAGATCGCTTTTAG
- a CDS encoding DUF4242 domain-containing protein, with the protein MSLAIVETLADSPLTPESPTDTNLRVLACLAERNVTWRYSLLSRDRLRAICTFDAPDIESVRESYRKGGGIFSRIWAGELIQPQDIQPRRNPSMLKVIESTYPPFEQEEWNKISSRTLSCYAHRGIEWVRSYLSLDRTRVICELNAPDTQSIREAQHQAGVSFDRVWSATIVKP; encoded by the coding sequence ATGTCGCTTGCGATCGTGGAAACCCTTGCAGATTCCCCTCTCACCCCAGAATCACCGACTGATACCAATCTTCGAGTCTTGGCTTGCTTGGCAGAACGCAATGTGACGTGGCGTTATTCACTGCTATCGCGCGATCGCCTGCGAGCAATCTGTACTTTTGATGCCCCCGATATAGAATCTGTCCGAGAATCCTATCGCAAAGGTGGCGGCATATTTAGTCGGATCTGGGCTGGGGAATTGATTCAGCCACAGGACATTCAACCACGGCGCAATCCATCAATGCTCAAGGTGATTGAAAGCACCTATCCCCCGTTCGAGCAGGAGGAGTGGAACAAAATCAGCAGTAGAACCTTAAGCTGTTACGCCCACCGAGGAATTGAGTGGGTGCGATCTTACCTGTCGCTCGATCGCACCCGCGTTATTTGCGAATTGAACGCACCTGATACCCAGTCCATTCGGGAAGCTCAGCACCAAGCTGGAGTTTCTTTCGACCGCGTCTGGTCGGCAACGATCGTCAAACCGTAA
- a CDS encoding sugar ABC transporter substrate-binding protein, with translation MTSSDLRLKRRDRLRLSCRYKFLALFLSLTVVACTQNSQEQNSKVSVSPASSSSIESKALNIWWDKGFTLEEDEALQRAASHWEQQTGNKVKLSFYPTDELLQKAQRAIRAGKPPDILMSHRAGEELNPRLAWEGKLADISEAIAPVKQLYPNSALQAVNFYNNTAKKRSYYAVPIYQATIHIFYWRDLLEQVGRHERDIPKDWDGFWDFWSQAQRDLRAKQKRQIYGLGFPFSMGAVETYFFFEQILEAYDVQILNSQGQLRVDDPKVRQGIIKSLEWYAKFYRQGYVPPDATNWSNPDNNRSLLNRIALTTPNLTLSIAAAVRQNPNVYRYHLGTIEFPNKPSGKPMRLLVTLRQAVVFNQSQHQKLAKDFLAYLIRPEVAGEYFKAAGGRFLPVNRQVWQDPFWTDPTDPHISTAMKQLIQGQTRPFYHVQNPAYTLVVAENLWGKALNRIVVDRISPEQAADEAIARMKQIFDRWQRINSE, from the coding sequence GTGACCAGTTCTGACTTACGACTTAAACGTCGCGATCGCTTGAGATTGAGCTGTCGCTACAAATTTCTGGCATTATTTCTCAGCCTTACAGTTGTTGCTTGCACTCAAAACTCTCAAGAACAAAACTCTAAAGTCAGTGTATCTCCAGCTAGCAGTTCCTCTATTGAGAGTAAAGCGTTAAATATTTGGTGGGATAAAGGCTTTACTTTGGAAGAAGACGAAGCACTGCAACGAGCTGCGAGCCACTGGGAACAACAAACTGGCAACAAAGTCAAGCTGTCTTTCTATCCCACCGACGAGCTACTACAGAAGGCGCAAAGGGCAATTAGGGCAGGCAAGCCACCCGATATTTTAATGAGTCATCGTGCTGGGGAGGAGCTAAATCCGCGTCTGGCTTGGGAGGGCAAATTAGCAGATATCTCAGAGGCGATCGCACCAGTGAAGCAGCTTTATCCCAATTCGGCACTACAAGCTGTTAATTTTTATAACAATACAGCTAAAAAGCGAAGTTACTATGCCGTGCCAATTTATCAGGCAACTATCCACATCTTCTACTGGCGGGACTTGCTAGAACAAGTAGGTCGGCACGAACGGGATATTCCTAAAGATTGGGATGGCTTTTGGGATTTTTGGTCGCAAGCACAGCGCGATCTGCGGGCAAAGCAAAAGCGGCAGATTTACGGCTTAGGCTTTCCTTTCTCGATGGGAGCTGTGGAAACCTACTTCTTTTTTGAACAAATTTTAGAAGCCTACGATGTCCAGATTCTCAACTCTCAAGGTCAACTGCGCGTAGACGATCCCAAAGTTCGTCAAGGCATTATTAAAAGCCTAGAGTGGTATGCCAAATTTTACCGTCAGGGCTACGTACCACCAGATGCAACTAACTGGTCAAATCCAGATAACAATCGTAGCTTGCTCAACCGCATTGCGCTGACAACGCCCAATCTGACGCTCTCGATTGCTGCTGCCGTGCGTCAAAATCCGAATGTCTACCGTTATCATCTGGGTACGATCGAGTTTCCCAATAAACCTAGTGGTAAGCCAATGCGTCTGTTGGTTACACTGAGGCAGGCTGTTGTATTTAACCAGTCCCAGCACCAGAAATTAGCCAAGGACTTTCTCGCTTATTTAATTCGACCAGAGGTAGCTGGAGAATATTTCAAAGCTGCGGGAGGACGTTTTTTGCCAGTCAATCGACAAGTTTGGCAAGACCCTTTCTGGACAGATCCAACAGACCCCCATATCTCGACTGCCATGAAGCAACTGATCCAGGGTCAAACTCGCCCATTCTATCACGTCCAAAATCCCGCTTACACCTTAGTTGTGGCGGAGAATCTTTGGGGCAAAGCTCTCAATCGCATAGTTGTAGACCGCATATCTCCAGAGCAAGCAGCGGATGAAGCGATCGCGCGGATGAAGCAAATTTTCGATCGGTGGCAGCGAATAAACAGTGAATAG
- a CDS encoding hybrid sensor histidine kinase/response regulator: MKSWNQHLTAKVASSFLVLSLVAVGVVGSVAFFSAREALKQAAFNRLSVAATLKEEEIGRWFEDQQRDFLLVTQHPELQRNIKILLSGKITDPNYLAADKILSNYLISVTQTKPALREIFILDRSNQIVLSTDKQRKGNYEILANVSYFERVELKDTFAPIFYVSPVTGKPSVTLATPLRDAAGVRQGIVLAHLNLDRIDRIVRERTGLGNSGETYLVGSLVSKNAFISKAEKTEAREFPEGISSQGIDAAMSGVSGSGLYRNYAKLPVIGVYRWLNEQDLALLVEMQQEEAFAPARQLAGTIVLVGLASVGCLSIGVYWLTRQLKISREQLENYSHRLEQKAQEAEAANLAKSEFLANMSHELRTPLNAILGFTQLMSRDRSLSAAQLENLDTINRSGEHLLTLINDVLSMAKIEAGRTILNENSFDLYELLDSLEEMLRLKAEAKGLQLIFERTPEVPQCVRADESKLRQVLINLLGNAIKFTQAGGAILRVRTKQDKQEVSQSPPTTCTLHFEVEDTGPGIAASELERLFKPFVQTEAGRKSHEGTGLGLTISQQFVRLMGGEIAVSTTLGHGTIFSFEIPVSPAAVVEVPPRQHYRRVIGLAPDQPKYRILVVEDKWENRQLLVKMLESVGFEVREAENGEEGVAIWESWQPQLIWMDMRMPVMDGYEATRQIKAHLKGHATIIIALTASAFDEERAVVLSAGCNDFVRKPLREEVIWEKMMQYLGVRYIYEDTQQAAIPSQLEEKEPYALTAQSLRVMPSEWVAQLHQAALRTDEKLIFDLLEQIPQDYAPMATALADLVNNFRIDKIIDLTQLDSA, encoded by the coding sequence ATGAAGTCTTGGAATCAACACCTGACTGCTAAAGTCGCCAGTTCCTTCTTAGTTCTATCCCTGGTGGCTGTTGGCGTGGTGGGAAGCGTTGCTTTCTTCAGTGCTAGAGAGGCTCTCAAGCAGGCTGCTTTCAATCGCCTCAGCGTTGCTGCTACCCTGAAAGAAGAAGAAATTGGGCGTTGGTTTGAAGACCAGCAACGAGATTTTCTCCTTGTAACTCAGCATCCAGAACTACAAAGGAATATCAAGATATTACTAAGTGGCAAAATCACCGATCCGAATTATCTTGCCGCTGACAAAATTCTCTCCAATTATCTCATCAGTGTCACCCAAACCAAGCCAGCTTTAAGAGAAATTTTCATCCTCGATCGCAGCAATCAGATCGTTCTCTCAACTGACAAGCAGCGCAAAGGTAACTACGAAATTCTAGCTAACGTTAGCTATTTTGAACGAGTCGAGCTAAAAGATACTTTCGCTCCGATTTTCTACGTTTCACCCGTCACTGGTAAACCGTCAGTTACCTTGGCAACACCTCTACGCGATGCAGCAGGAGTGCGCCAAGGCATTGTTTTAGCTCACCTCAACTTAGACCGCATCGATCGAATCGTCCGAGAACGCACGGGCTTGGGTAATAGTGGCGAGACATACTTAGTCGGCTCTTTGGTATCAAAAAACGCTTTTATCTCCAAAGCAGAGAAAACTGAAGCACGGGAATTTCCAGAAGGAATTAGCAGTCAAGGCATTGATGCAGCGATGAGTGGTGTCAGCGGCTCTGGACTTTATCGCAACTATGCCAAACTGCCAGTTATTGGTGTCTATCGCTGGCTGAACGAGCAAGATCTGGCTTTGTTAGTGGAGATGCAGCAGGAAGAAGCTTTTGCCCCTGCTCGCCAACTGGCAGGAACAATCGTACTCGTAGGACTAGCATCGGTAGGTTGTCTGTCGATTGGAGTGTATTGGCTAACGCGACAGTTAAAAATCTCTCGCGAGCAGTTAGAGAATTACAGCCATAGATTGGAACAAAAAGCACAAGAAGCTGAAGCTGCCAACCTTGCCAAAAGCGAATTTTTGGCTAACATGAGCCACGAACTGCGGACTCCACTCAACGCCATTCTTGGTTTCACCCAACTGATGAGCCGCGATCGCTCGCTCAGTGCGGCACAGCTAGAAAATTTAGACACGATTAATCGCAGCGGCGAGCATTTGTTGACCTTAATTAATGATGTCCTGTCAATGGCTAAAATTGAGGCGGGGCGCACAATTCTCAATGAAAATAGCTTCGATCTCTACGAATTACTAGATTCACTTGAAGAGATGTTACGGCTCAAAGCAGAAGCCAAGGGCTTACAGTTGATCTTTGAACGCACCCCTGAAGTTCCCCAATGCGTACGCGCAGACGAGAGTAAATTGCGCCAAGTCTTGATTAATCTTCTGGGAAATGCAATTAAATTCACTCAAGCAGGCGGAGCAATCTTGCGCGTGAGAACGAAGCAGGACAAGCAGGAGGTATCTCAGTCACCACCTACTACCTGTACCCTACACTTTGAAGTTGAAGATACTGGTCCTGGCATTGCAGCATCAGAGTTGGAGAGATTGTTTAAACCCTTTGTCCAAACGGAAGCAGGGCGAAAATCTCATGAAGGGACTGGTCTAGGCTTAACTATTAGCCAACAGTTTGTGCGCCTAATGGGAGGAGAGATCGCGGTTAGCACGACTTTGGGTCATGGCACGATTTTTAGTTTCGAGATTCCAGTTAGCCCCGCAGCAGTGGTGGAAGTGCCGCCTCGACAGCACTATCGGCGAGTCATTGGACTCGCGCCCGACCAACCGAAGTATCGTATCTTGGTAGTTGAAGATAAATGGGAAAACCGCCAACTTCTAGTCAAGATGCTGGAATCAGTCGGCTTCGAGGTGCGCGAAGCCGAAAATGGTGAAGAAGGAGTGGCAATTTGGGAAAGCTGGCAACCACAATTAATCTGGATGGATATGCGAATGCCAGTGATGGATGGCTATGAAGCGACTAGACAGATTAAAGCCCATCTAAAAGGTCATGCGACGATAATCATTGCTCTAACAGCAAGTGCCTTTGACGAAGAACGCGCTGTAGTTTTATCTGCTGGGTGTAATGATTTTGTCCGCAAGCCCTTGCGGGAAGAAGTTATCTGGGAAAAAATGATGCAGTATTTAGGGGTGCGTTATATCTATGAAGACACCCAGCAGGCAGCTATTCCCAGCCAGCTAGAAGAGAAAGAACCCTATGCGCTGACAGCCCAAAGCTTGAGAGTCATGCCTTCTGAGTGGGTGGCGCAACTACACCAAGCAGCACTGCGGACTGATGAGAAGCTGATTTTCGATCTTCTAGAACAAATTCCACAGGATTATGCTCCTATGGCAACTGCTCTAGCCGATTTAGTAAATAACTTTCGTATTGATAAGATTATCGATCTAACGCAACTAGATTCAGCATGA